One part of the Olleya sp. YS genome encodes these proteins:
- a CDS encoding OmpA family protein — protein sequence MKKVLLTILSFVVCSAVFAQDLPTNPEPGKCYVRCVTPDVWVNQDITVQVAPAYKKLKVVPAQYRTENEEVVIQSGGQELSVVPAQYENQTFEVVTQEASQRLEKVAGSTDTTTEEIVTQPAYQELSVVPAKYATENFDVVTAEAGQTLSVVPAKLGTESFEVVVQEASQRLEVVPAQYENRTETVVVQAAYTKLQTVPAQYETRTETVVVQSAGQRLEVVPAKWATESVQVVTQPASSRVEIVPAQYETQTVEVVVQEASQRLEVIPAKWGTETMSYKKQEYGSTLTVVPAKFTSGYQTIEVKPATAKWGMSDTPAADCQSSDPNDCRYWCYKNVPAQNITINTTELASDAQVITKPGCDQGGNNSADCGMGTYTRRVVQTPATTRVIDIPAVTKTVKKTVMVTPPTTRVVEIPAVTKTIKKTVLVSPATTRVVDIPAVTKEVTRKVMVTPPTTRVVDVPAVTKEVTRTVMVTPPTTRVIEIPAVTKTMKRTVVLEPATTRVSEIPAVTKTMKRTVMATPPTTRAIDIPAKTTTVRKTIISPETTRVVEIPAVTTTMKRTVMTAPPTTRVIDVPQKTTTLKRTVLASDARVEEVTVPAVNKTVTKEVLQKKGGLTTWKEVDCKIVEYNDLNINWNLGSATLTNAAKAEIDAKLLPVLADGVSVEIASHTDSRGSKESNRALSERRAQAVTNYLISKGINSSRIVSNGYGESRLTNRCSDGVSCTEREHLANRRTQFRVINAN from the coding sequence ATGAAAAAAGTATTACTAACAATCTTATCTTTTGTAGTCTGTTCTGCAGTATTTGCACAAGATTTACCGACAAATCCTGAACCTGGGAAATGTTACGTACGTTGTGTGACACCTGACGTTTGGGTAAACCAAGACATTACAGTACAAGTAGCACCAGCTTACAAAAAACTAAAAGTTGTTCCTGCACAGTACAGAACAGAAAATGAAGAAGTTGTTATCCAATCTGGAGGACAAGAGTTATCAGTTGTTCCTGCACAGTACGAAAATCAAACTTTTGAGGTTGTAACACAAGAAGCTTCACAACGTTTAGAAAAAGTAGCTGGATCTACAGATACAACTACTGAAGAAATCGTAACACAACCAGCTTACCAAGAGTTATCTGTTGTACCAGCAAAATATGCAACTGAAAATTTTGATGTTGTAACTGCTGAAGCTGGACAGACATTATCTGTTGTTCCTGCTAAATTAGGAACAGAAAGCTTTGAAGTTGTAGTACAAGAAGCAAGTCAACGTTTAGAAGTTGTACCTGCTCAATACGAAAACAGAACAGAAACTGTAGTAGTACAAGCTGCTTACACTAAATTACAAACTGTCCCTGCACAATATGAAACAAGAACTGAGACTGTAGTAGTACAATCTGCTGGTCAACGTTTAGAAGTTGTTCCTGCAAAATGGGCTACAGAAAGTGTACAGGTTGTTACTCAACCAGCTTCTTCAAGAGTAGAAATAGTTCCTGCTCAATACGAAACTCAAACTGTTGAAGTCGTTGTTCAAGAAGCTTCTCAACGTTTAGAAGTTATCCCAGCAAAATGGGGAACAGAGACAATGTCTTATAAAAAGCAAGAATATGGTTCTACATTAACTGTAGTACCAGCTAAGTTTACTTCTGGTTACCAAACTATCGAAGTTAAGCCAGCAACAGCTAAATGGGGAATGAGTGATACACCTGCTGCAGACTGCCAGTCAAGTGATCCTAATGACTGTAGATACTGGTGTTACAAAAATGTGCCAGCGCAGAATATTACAATAAACACTACTGAATTAGCATCTGATGCACAAGTAATTACTAAGCCAGGATGTGATCAAGGTGGAAACAATTCTGCAGATTGTGGTATGGGAACATATACAAGACGTGTTGTTCAAACTCCAGCAACAACTAGAGTAATTGATATTCCTGCTGTAACTAAAACAGTTAAGAAAACAGTAATGGTAACACCTCCTACAACTAGAGTAGTAGAAATTCCTGCTGTAACTAAAACTATTAAGAAAACAGTATTAGTTTCTCCTGCAACAACAAGAGTAGTAGATATTCCTGCAGTGACTAAAGAAGTTACTAGAAAAGTAATGGTAACACCTCCTACAACAAGAGTAGTAGATGTACCTGCTGTAACTAAAGAAGTAACAAGAACTGTAATGGTAACGCCTCCTACAACAAGAGTTATCGAAATTCCTGCTGTAACTAAAACTATGAAGCGCACTGTAGTACTAGAGCCAGCTACAACAAGAGTTTCTGAAATTCCTGCTGTAACTAAAACTATGAAGCGTACAGTAATGGCTACACCTCCTACGACAAGAGCTATAGACATTCCTGCTAAAACAACTACAGTTAGAAAAACTATTATTTCTCCAGAAACAACAAGAGTTGTAGAAATACCTGCTGTAACAACAACTATGAAGCGTACAGTAATGACTGCACCTCCAACAACAAGAGTTATTGATGTACCTCAAAAAACAACTACTTTAAAGCGTACAGTTTTGGCTAGTGATGCTAGAGTAGAAGAAGTAACTGTTCCTGCTGTTAACAAAACAGTAACTAAGGAAGTATTACAGAAAAAAGGTGGATTAACAACTTGGAAAGAAGTAGATTGTAAAATCGTTGAGTATAACGATCTTAACATAAACTGGAACTTAGGTTCTGCAACATTAACAAATGCTGCTAAAGCTGAAATTGATGCTAAATTATTACCAGTATTAGCTGATGGTGTATCTGTAGAGATTGCTTCTCATACTGATTCTAGAGGTTCTAAAGAATCTAACAGAGCATTATCTGAAAGAAGAGCTCAAGCTGTAACTAACTACCTAATTTCTAAAGGAATCAATTCTTCAAGAATTGTATCTAATGGATATGGTGAGTCAAGATTAACTAACAGATGTTCTGATGGTGTATCTTGTACAGAAAGAGAGCACTTAGCAAACAGACGTACTCAATTTAGAGTAATCAACGCTAACTAA
- a CDS encoding YbaB/EbfC family nucleoid-associated protein has translation MFGDLMGMMGKLKETQQKVEETKKRLDTVLVDEKSNDGLLSVTLTANRTIKSITINDALLEDKEQLEDYLILTLNKAIEKATNIHETEVAAVAKDGIPNIPGLDLFK, from the coding sequence ATGTTTGGAGACTTAATGGGAATGATGGGTAAACTTAAAGAAACCCAACAAAAAGTAGAAGAGACTAAAAAACGATTAGACACTGTTTTAGTTGATGAAAAAAGTAATGACGGTTTGTTAAGTGTAACTTTAACGGCTAATAGAACAATCAAATCAATAACTATCAATGACGCTTTATTAGAAGATAAAGAACAATTAGAAGATTATTTAATCCTAACACTTAATAAAGCTATTGAAAAAGCTACTAACATTCATGAAACAGAAGTAGCTGCTGTTGCAAAAGATGGAATACCTAATATTCCTGGTTTGGATTTATTTAAATAA
- a CDS encoding S9 family peptidase, whose protein sequence is MTKPNIKPPIAKKTEKKLIIHNDTRIDNYYWLNQRENQDVLDYLSAENDYTTSVLKHTEPFQQSLFEEMKSRIKENDQSVPYKQNGYWYITRYEEGKDYPIYTRKKESLEAEEEIMFDCNKMAEGHSYFKLGGISISADNTLAAFSVDTVSRRQYTIYIKNLRTGEIYQDKIENTSGSSTWANDNKTLFYSKKDKVTLRSDKIYKHQLNTNEKEDVLVFHEKDETFNTYVYKSKSKKYLVIGSSSTLTTEYRILEADKPDGNFRIFNKRTRDLEYSIAHFNDSFYIITNKDGATNFKLQKTSVNNTSVENWKDVISHRADVLLEDIEIFENYLVLNERQNGLNKLRIISWDKTEDYYLDFESETYTVQIGNNPDFESHTLRYVFNSLTTPSSVIDYNFKTKQKDIKKQQEVLDKNFDKDNYTSKRVWATARDGAKIPMSIVHRKDIVINGQNPVLQYAYGSYGSTIDPYFSSIRLSLLDRGFIYVITHVRGSEYLGRPWYESGKLLTKINTFTDFIDCSKYLIDNKYTSKAHLYAMGGSAGGLLMGVIINMNPELYNGVIAAVPFVDVVTTMLDDSIPLTTGEYDEWGNPNDKDYYFYMKSYSPYDNVEAKAYPNLLVTTGLHDSQVQYWEPAKWVAKLRNLKTDNNLLLLKTDMDTGHGGASGRFEALKEVALEYAFLFNLEGINK, encoded by the coding sequence ATGACTAAACCTAATATTAAACCTCCAATAGCTAAAAAAACTGAAAAAAAATTAATTATTCATAACGATACAAGAATTGATAACTACTATTGGTTAAATCAGCGAGAAAATCAAGACGTTTTAGATTACTTAAGTGCTGAAAATGATTATACTACATCAGTATTAAAACACACAGAACCTTTTCAACAGTCTTTATTTGAAGAGATGAAATCTCGAATCAAAGAAAATGACCAAAGCGTACCTTATAAGCAAAATGGCTATTGGTATATAACTAGATACGAAGAAGGTAAAGATTATCCAATTTACACTAGAAAAAAAGAGAGTTTAGAGGCTGAAGAAGAAATTATGTTTGATTGCAACAAAATGGCAGAAGGACATAGTTATTTTAAGTTAGGAGGCATTTCAATAAGTGCAGATAATACCTTAGCAGCTTTTTCTGTAGATACTGTCAGTAGAAGGCAATACACTATTTATATTAAAAATCTAAGAACAGGAGAAATCTATCAGGATAAAATAGAAAACACTTCTGGAAGTTCGACTTGGGCTAATGATAATAAAACCTTGTTTTATAGTAAAAAAGATAAGGTCACGCTTCGTTCCGATAAAATCTATAAGCATCAATTAAATACAAATGAAAAAGAAGATGTATTAGTTTTTCATGAAAAAGATGAAACTTTTAATACTTATGTATATAAGTCAAAGTCTAAAAAGTATTTAGTAATTGGAAGCTCTAGTACATTGACTACAGAATATAGAATATTAGAAGCGGATAAACCTGATGGTAATTTTAGAATATTTAATAAAAGAACTAGAGATCTTGAATACTCAATAGCACATTTTAATGATAGTTTTTATATAATAACCAATAAAGATGGTGCAACAAATTTTAAGCTTCAAAAAACGAGTGTAAATAATACTAGTGTTGAAAATTGGAAAGACGTCATATCTCACAGAGCTGATGTGTTATTGGAAGATATCGAAATTTTTGAAAACTATTTGGTTTTAAACGAACGCCAAAATGGACTTAACAAATTGCGTATTATAAGCTGGGATAAGACAGAAGATTATTATTTAGATTTTGAAAGCGAAACCTATACTGTTCAAATAGGAAATAACCCAGATTTTGAAAGTCATACGCTTCGTTATGTTTTTAATTCTCTGACAACTCCAAGTTCGGTCATTGATTACAATTTTAAAACCAAACAAAAAGATATTAAAAAACAGCAAGAGGTTTTAGATAAAAATTTCGACAAGGATAATTATACATCTAAACGTGTTTGGGCTACAGCTAGAGATGGAGCTAAAATACCAATGTCTATTGTGCATAGAAAAGACATTGTAATAAATGGTCAAAATCCTGTGCTTCAATATGCATATGGGTCTTATGGATCTACAATAGACCCCTATTTTTCATCTATTCGCTTAAGTCTTTTAGATAGAGGATTTATTTATGTCATTACTCACGTCAGAGGAAGTGAATATTTAGGAAGACCTTGGTATGAAAGTGGAAAGTTGTTAACCAAAATAAATACATTCACAGATTTTATAGATTGTTCAAAATATTTAATTGATAATAAATATACATCAAAAGCGCATTTGTACGCAATGGGTGGAAGTGCTGGTGGATTATTAATGGGAGTAATTATAAATATGAATCCAGAGCTATATAATGGTGTTATTGCTGCAGTTCCTTTTGTGGATGTAGTGACTACAATGCTAGACGATTCTATACCATTAACTACAGGAGAGTATGATGAATGGGGAAATCCTAATGATAAGGACTATTATTTTTATATGAAATCTTATTCGCCTTATGATAATGTTGAAGCAAAAGCCTATCCAAATTTGTTAGTCACCACTGGTTTGCATGATTCTCAAGTGCAATATTGGGAACCAGCAAAATGGGTTGCTAAACTTAGAAATTTAAAAACCGATAACAATTTATTGTTACTAAAAACCGATATGGATACTGGACATGGTGGCGCATCTGGACGTTTTGAAGCCTTAAAAGAAGTAGCATTAGAATATGCTTTTTTATTCAATTTGGAAGGGATAAATAAATAA
- a CDS encoding cysteine synthase family protein gives MKDNKQVFDSVLDLIGQTPMIKLKKMTSGFKGNYLAKVEAFNPGHSSKDRIALYIIEQAEKQGIIKPGDTIIETTSGNTGFSIAMVSVIKGYDCILAVSSKSSGDKIDMLKNMGAKVYVCPANVTADDPRSYYQVAKRLHDEIKGSVYINQYFNQLNIDAHYQSTGPEIWNQTDGKITHLVACSGTGGTISGTAKYLKEQNPNIKIIGVDAYGSVLKKYHETREFDDKEIYPYRIEGLGKNLIPTATDFDTIDEFVKVTDEESAHTAREISQTEGLFVGYTSGAAMQAIKQLNESGEFKEDDNIVVIFPDHGSRYMSKIYSDKWMNEQGFFDSKNEAAAQSIQYIK, from the coding sequence ATGAAAGACAACAAACAAGTTTTTGATAGCGTATTAGACCTTATTGGTCAAACACCAATGATAAAACTAAAAAAAATGACTTCAGGATTTAAAGGGAATTACCTAGCAAAGGTAGAAGCTTTTAATCCAGGACATTCTTCAAAAGATAGAATTGCATTATACATTATTGAACAAGCTGAAAAGCAAGGCATCATCAAACCAGGTGATACCATTATAGAAACCACTTCTGGAAACACAGGATTTAGCATAGCTATGGTTAGTGTAATTAAAGGATATGATTGTATTTTGGCTGTAAGTTCTAAATCATCTGGAGATAAAATTGACATGCTAAAAAATATGGGCGCAAAAGTCTATGTTTGTCCAGCTAATGTTACTGCAGACGACCCAAGGAGTTATTACCAAGTAGCAAAACGATTACATGATGAGATTAAAGGATCTGTTTATATTAATCAATACTTTAATCAGTTAAATATAGACGCACATTACCAATCTACAGGTCCAGAAATATGGAATCAAACCGATGGTAAAATTACGCATTTAGTAGCTTGTAGTGGTACAGGAGGAACAATTTCTGGAACTGCTAAATACTTAAAAGAACAAAATCCAAATATTAAGATTATTGGTGTAGATGCTTACGGTTCTGTACTAAAAAAGTACCACGAAACAAGAGAGTTTGATGATAAAGAAATTTATCCTTATAGAATTGAAGGTTTAGGTAAAAATTTAATTCCTACAGCTACAGATTTTGATACTATAGATGAGTTTGTTAAAGTAACAGATGAGGAAAGTGCACATACTGCAAGAGAAATATCTCAAACAGAAGGATTGTTTGTAGGTTACACCTCAGGAGCAGCAATGCAAGCTATCAAGCAATTAAATGAAAGTGGAGAATTTAAAGAAGATGATAATATTGTTGTGATTTTTCCAGATCATGGGTCAAGGTATATGAGTAAAATTTACAGTGATAAATGGATGAATGAGCAAGGATTTTTTGACAGTAAAAACGAAGCTGCTGCACAAAGTATCCAGTATATAAAATAA
- a CDS encoding aminotransferase class I/II-fold pyridoxal phosphate-dependent enzyme, protein MKDLFEKIYKDKGPLGKWAAQAEGYFVFPKLEGEISNRMKFQGKEVITWSINDYLGLANHPEVRKVDAEAAAQYGSAYPMGARMMSGHTDLHEQLQQELAEFVHKEAAYLLNFGYQGMVSTVDALVGKDDIIVYDVDAHACIIDGVRLHHGKRFTYKHNDIESLEKNLERATKMAEQTGGGILVISEGVFGMRGEQGRLKEIVALKQKFNFRLFVDDAHGFGTLGKTGAGAGEEQGVQDDIDVYFATFAKSLASTGAFIAADQEIIDYLKYNLRSQMFAKSLQMQLVVGALKRLDMLRTMPELKQNLWKIVDALQSGLKDRGFDIGTTQSCVTPVYLNGSIPEAMALVRDLRENYGIFCSIVVYPVIPKGLILLRMIPTATHTLEDVSETLDAFDAIRDRLENGTYKRMSAALIKAMGE, encoded by the coding sequence ATGAAAGATTTATTTGAAAAAATATACAAAGACAAAGGACCATTAGGTAAATGGGCAGCACAAGCAGAAGGTTACTTTGTGTTTCCTAAATTAGAAGGAGAAATTTCTAATAGAATGAAATTTCAAGGAAAAGAGGTTATCACTTGGAGTATAAACGATTATTTAGGATTAGCAAATCACCCTGAAGTTAGAAAAGTTGATGCTGAAGCTGCTGCACAATACGGATCTGCCTACCCTATGGGTGCACGTATGATGTCTGGTCACACAGATTTACACGAGCAATTACAACAGGAACTAGCAGAATTTGTACACAAAGAAGCTGCTTATTTATTAAACTTTGGTTACCAAGGAATGGTATCTACAGTCGATGCATTAGTAGGTAAAGATGATATTATTGTATATGATGTTGATGCACACGCTTGTATTATAGATGGTGTAAGATTACACCATGGTAAACGTTTTACCTACAAGCATAATGATATTGAAAGTTTAGAAAAAAATCTAGAGCGTGCTACTAAAATGGCAGAGCAAACAGGTGGAGGAATACTTGTTATTTCTGAAGGTGTGTTTGGAATGCGAGGAGAACAAGGACGTTTAAAAGAGATTGTAGCATTAAAACAAAAATTTAACTTTAGATTGTTTGTAGATGATGCTCATGGTTTTGGAACTCTTGGTAAAACAGGAGCAGGAGCAGGAGAAGAGCAAGGTGTTCAAGATGATATCGACGTGTATTTTGCAACATTTGCTAAATCTTTAGCAAGTACAGGAGCCTTCATTGCAGCAGATCAAGAAATTATAGATTATTTAAAGTATAACCTACGTTCTCAAATGTTTGCTAAATCATTGCAAATGCAGTTGGTAGTTGGTGCTTTAAAGCGTTTAGATATGTTACGTACCATGCCTGAGTTGAAACAAAACTTATGGAAAATTGTTGATGCGTTACAGTCTGGATTAAAAGATAGAGGGTTTGATATTGGTACCACACAAAGTTGTGTAACTCCTGTATACTTAAATGGTAGTATTCCAGAAGCTATGGCTTTAGTACGTGATTTAAGAGAAAACTACGGGATTTTCTGCTCTATTGTAGTGTACCCTGTTATACCTAAAGGGCTTATTTTACTAAGAATGATTCCTACAGCAACTCACACTCTAGAAGATGTATCAGAAACTTTAGATGCTTTTGATGCTATTAGAGACCGACTAGAAAATGGAACTTACAAGCGTATGTCTGCTGCTTTAATAAAGGCAATGGGAGAATAA
- a CDS encoding WG repeat-containing protein, with the protein MKPYIKYGNILTLKFTLDVVLSKRRFKTFFFNFNQLKIMRAYLLLLLCFNFIISVTAQTIGSDQELMEEELMEVPIEEVKTDENTIWQFKENGKIGFKVNKQVVVQPIYDEVYYLNKESFIVKKGQFYGVIDKTFHPIIPIKYDKLEKKYFGNYILATKNNKQGTFDIDGKKILSVKYNNIVYCNPELNIGLIKDEDENIFFIYKNEKKLKAPLSKVSVYKNAIIARTDNKFGVLGESGIIIPFEFDAIAENLKNLRLNKTELMLNKSNYDINLLTVYKEDKYGLITPEGKEILPTIYNKIAFDSGRNLYNLTKEDKKGIYFKTSKTLLPTIYDNTYTSGRRFVILTKDKLKGAINYNGEIILPIEFDNISVHGLSTSFKVSKNKKVGWYNNKGEVIIPPLYDEMDDFYQSGFSNFYEVRIGKQKGIIAKNGETILPVEFEYVFPKSNFFIAMKDDKRGLYNKQGKQILPVEYNSINETSTKQSNLLYATNTNSTIFINKKTGTQLFDQGFKGFGYIYNQNKLINPFNENGKTFLLVQSMREKFGVIDETNLTINIPLIYDQILQKFETDNATYYIAKKGHKFGVINHQNKTIIPFDYQFIEFGFMSSYIIESINFVAKKNNKFGLLDLKGNQLIPFKYKALTKISLDNLFKAKAGEHYKLINLEDKTLNAGPFDQIANFESNEAQTFYNGEMRVINKDGKFLTPNIAMQPHNGFDTFEALKLELIDALNDKNDDALKLFAKKIAPSKHLLRYVSKNIFNDKPLSTIDTDYAVKRYYDLLLEFKYRTWNDERFYDKSRLMRIDEFTYHRTYYGHSIVTNTRRSDPAYGDTRILEKLLRKSIKINGYWISSFFMDRRFYRN; encoded by the coding sequence ATGAAGCCATACATAAAATATGGAAACATTTTAACCCTGAAGTTTACATTAGACGTTGTACTTTCAAAAAGACGCTTTAAAACATTTTTCTTCAATTTTAATCAATTAAAAATTATGAGAGCTTATCTCCTGCTGCTATTGTGTTTCAATTTTATTATTTCAGTGACAGCTCAAACCATTGGCAGCGATCAGGAATTGATGGAAGAAGAACTTATGGAAGTCCCAATAGAAGAAGTCAAAACGGACGAAAATACAATTTGGCAGTTCAAAGAAAATGGTAAAATTGGATTTAAGGTTAATAAACAAGTGGTTGTACAGCCCATTTATGATGAAGTATATTATCTAAATAAAGAGAGCTTTATTGTAAAAAAAGGACAGTTTTATGGTGTTATTGATAAAACATTCCATCCAATAATACCTATAAAATATGATAAATTAGAGAAAAAATATTTTGGCAATTATATTTTAGCCACCAAAAACAATAAGCAAGGTACTTTTGATATAGATGGAAAAAAAATCCTATCTGTTAAATACAACAATATAGTGTATTGTAATCCAGAACTAAATATTGGCTTAATAAAAGATGAAGATGAAAACATTTTTTTTATTTATAAAAATGAAAAAAAGTTAAAAGCACCTTTAAGTAAAGTTTCTGTTTATAAAAATGCAATTATTGCTAGAACAGATAATAAGTTCGGTGTTTTAGGTGAATCCGGAATTATTATCCCATTTGAATTTGATGCTATTGCAGAAAATTTGAAAAACTTGAGGTTAAATAAAACAGAATTGATGTTAAATAAAAGTAATTATGACATTAATTTATTAACCGTTTACAAAGAAGATAAATATGGATTAATAACTCCCGAAGGTAAAGAGATCCTACCAACTATATATAACAAAATAGCTTTTGATTCTGGTAGAAACTTGTATAATTTGACAAAAGAAGACAAAAAAGGTATTTATTTCAAAACTAGTAAAACACTGTTACCAACTATTTATGACAATACTTATACAAGTGGAAGACGCTTTGTTATACTTACAAAAGACAAATTAAAAGGAGCTATAAATTATAATGGAGAAATTATTTTGCCAATAGAATTTGACAATATAAGCGTTCATGGTCTTAGTACTAGTTTTAAGGTCTCAAAAAACAAAAAGGTAGGTTGGTATAATAACAAAGGGGAAGTTATCATCCCTCCATTATATGATGAAATGGATGATTTTTATCAAAGTGGATTTAGTAACTTTTATGAAGTTAGAATAGGAAAACAAAAAGGTATTATAGCTAAAAACGGTGAAACTATTTTACCAGTTGAGTTTGAATATGTATTTCCAAAATCAAACTTTTTTATAGCGATGAAAGATGATAAAAGAGGACTTTACAATAAACAAGGAAAACAAATACTACCTGTCGAGTATAACTCCATCAATGAAACAAGTACTAAGCAAAGTAATCTTTTGTATGCGACTAATACTAATTCCACAATATTCATAAATAAGAAGACAGGAACACAATTATTTGACCAAGGTTTTAAAGGTTTTGGATATATATATAACCAAAACAAACTTATCAATCCGTTTAATGAAAATGGTAAAACATTTTTATTAGTCCAAAGTATGAGAGAAAAATTTGGAGTTATTGACGAAACAAACTTGACTATAAATATCCCATTAATATATGACCAAATTTTACAAAAATTTGAAACAGATAATGCAACGTATTATATAGCAAAAAAAGGACATAAATTTGGAGTAATAAATCATCAAAACAAAACTATTATTCCTTTTGATTATCAGTTTATAGAGTTTGGCTTTATGAGTTCTTATATCATTGAATCAATTAATTTTGTTGCTAAAAAGAATAATAAATTTGGTCTTTTAGATCTTAAAGGCAATCAATTAATACCATTTAAGTACAAAGCTTTAACTAAAATTAGCTTAGATAATTTATTTAAAGCAAAAGCTGGAGAACATTATAAATTAATCAATTTAGAAGATAAAACATTAAACGCAGGACCATTTGATCAAATAGCTAATTTTGAATCTAATGAAGCTCAAACATTCTATAATGGAGAAATGCGTGTTATAAATAAAGATGGAAAGTTTTTAACGCCTAATATTGCTATGCAACCACATAATGGTTTTGATACTTTTGAAGCACTCAAATTAGAATTGATAGATGCTTTAAATGATAAAAATGATGACGCTTTAAAGTTATTTGCTAAAAAAATAGCGCCATCTAAGCACTTACTAAGGTATGTTTCAAAAAACATTTTTAATGATAAACCACTCTCAACAATAGACACAGATTACGCTGTTAAACGATATTATGATTTATTATTAGAATTTAAATATAGAACTTGGAATGACGAAAGGTTTTATGACAAAAGTAGATTAATGCGTATAGACGAGTTTACGTATCACAGAACTTATTATGGACATTCTATAGTAACAAATACTAGAAGAAGTGATCCAGCTTATGGTGATACTAGAATATTAGAAAAATTGTTAAGAAAGTCCATTAAAATTAATGGCTACTGGATAAGTAGTTTTTTTATGGATAGACGATTTTATAGGAACTAA
- a CDS encoding GTP cyclohydrolase, whose protein sequence is MITTKKVVSKADYKAFVTFPFKIYKDSKYWVPPIVSQELATFNKSKNPIFNDAEATLFLAYKNNKLVGRIAAIINWLEVKDQNIKKMRFGWFDFIDDKDVSKALITEVYNIGKANNLEYTEGPVGFSNLDKVGVMTEGYKQVGNMITWYNHPYYINHYEALGFDIEKKYSESRFPFANVKPEFFLKAQELIKRRYQLKPLTFTKTAQVMPYADMMFDLFNESYSALSSFVAITDIQKEYFKKKFISFINPEYIKFVVDKEDKLVAFAIVMPRFAEALQQINGKLFPLGFLKLLKAKKESKDVMFYLIGVHPEYQNKGVHAVIFNEYYNTFRKKDIKTCYRTPELEDNEAIHKIWKHFNPEVYIRRCTFKKTL, encoded by the coding sequence ATGATTACAACCAAAAAAGTAGTTTCAAAAGCAGATTATAAAGCATTTGTTACTTTCCCTTTTAAAATTTATAAGGATTCCAAATATTGGGTACCTCCTATTGTTAGTCAAGAATTAGCCACTTTCAATAAAAGTAAAAATCCAATATTTAATGATGCAGAAGCTACATTATTTTTAGCTTATAAAAATAATAAGCTAGTTGGTCGAATAGCTGCAATAATTAATTGGTTGGAAGTTAAAGATCAAAACATTAAAAAAATGCGTTTTGGTTGGTTTGATTTTATAGATGACAAAGACGTCAGTAAAGCATTAATCACTGAGGTTTACAACATAGGAAAAGCCAATAATTTAGAGTATACAGAGGGTCCTGTTGGGTTTTCTAATTTAGATAAAGTTGGTGTAATGACAGAAGGATATAAGCAAGTTGGTAATATGATAACTTGGTACAATCATCCATATTATATCAATCATTACGAGGCATTAGGTTTTGATATTGAAAAAAAATATTCTGAAAGCAGGTTTCCTTTTGCCAATGTAAAACCTGAATTTTTCCTTAAAGCACAAGAATTAATTAAGAGACGCTATCAACTTAAACCTTTAACTTTTACAAAAACAGCACAAGTCATGCCTTATGCAGATATGATGTTTGATTTATTTAATGAAAGTTATTCTGCGTTATCTTCATTTGTTGCTATTACTGATATACAAAAGGAATATTTTAAGAAAAAATTTATCAGTTTTATAAATCCAGAGTATATCAAATTTGTTGTTGACAAAGAAGATAAATTAGTAGCATTTGCTATTGTTATGCCAAGATTTGCAGAAGCATTACAACAAATTAATGGAAAACTTTTCCCATTAGGGTTTCTAAAGTTACTTAAAGCTAAAAAAGAAAGTAAAGACGTTATGTTTTACTTAATAGGTGTACATCCAGAATATCAAAATAAAGGTGTACATGCTGTTATTTTTAATGAATATTACAATACATTTCGTAAAAAAGACATCAAAACGTGCTATCGTACTCCAGAATTAGAAGATAATGAAGCCATACATAAAATATGGAAACATTTTAACCCTGAAGTTTACATTAGACGTTGTACTTTCAAAAAGACGCTTTAA